A stretch of DNA from Candidatus Gorgyraea atricola:
AAGGTACCTGGTAAGCTCGCATAATCATCCACCCCATCCAAACTCAAACACCTGCCGAATTTGCCTGTTGCGCCGGCTGTGCGGGCTGCGGCTATTGTGGTTTGCGGGGCTGTTGCGCCTATTGTGATCGTGGCGTTATTGTTCGTTGTCTCATCCCATGCATCTGTGCCGCTAGCCTCATTAAACCGATAATGCGCCATGGGCTTACCTTTATTATACAGCCAGGCGACCTGGGCCTGGGTCATGGCATAGTCGTACACCCGAACATCATCAAGAATACCCTGATAAGCATATTGCTCTCCGCCGCCATCGTTTTCCTTGCCAATAAAATTCAATACAAAAGCATCGCTTTCTGTCAATGTCTGCGTAGTGCCTATCTTAGAACCATTTGCATAGAATGTAACACTCGTGCCGCTCCTGACCATTACCTGATGTGTCCATTCACTAAGCGGGAGAGCATAAGAAACTGAGACATAAGTATCTCCTGGCCTGTAATAAGTTGAACTGGCGCTAAAATAGTGCGAATATCTACCTGATGCCTCGCCAAGCACAACATTGTAATTAGATGGATTCATCCACAGAGAAATAGTATGTGTTGTCCCGCAATCAAAACTGTTTATGTTCACATAATCCCCATCTCCGCCAAAATCGAGCCCTGGCCCGTGTTTGCCCTGTGTCCACGTAGGCACGTCAGTTCCTGCGCCGTCGCCGCCTAGTGTCCCGTCATTCCCATTCTCACTCGCGTCGCGCGCGAGCACGCCGGTATTCTCATCCATCTTCCAATGCCCCACAGGCAAATCCCCGCTCCACGGATCCTTTTCACCTGTTCCACCCCCGGGGTGGAAAATGGTTCCGGCGTTGTAGTCGGATTTGATCTGCGCGTCTGTGCGGGCGTAGTTATAGATGCGCATATCATCGAGTTTGCCATCCATATAATGAGAGCCCGCTGAATCATATCGGCCAATAACTAAATTTCCATTTGTATTAATCGCTGCTGAAGGCTGATCCACTGTCTGAGATACTCCATTAAGATAAACTGTATGATACGGAGTTGAATCATCCCACACAGCTGCAATATGGACCCATTCCTGACCTGGGATCGTAGGACCGTCTTTCACGCCATTTTCTGTGTAGCTATAATACTCATTTGCCCCATCAGGAGCATCACCAGCAGCTCTTGAAATACTTACCATATTTGCTCCTGTACCTATCATGAGAATGTAATCATAATTACCGTTAGGCTGACTGGCATTATTAAAATACCCCCATGCTTCAACAGTAAATGGCGCGTTTAGCGTGCCTAGTGGGATAGTGGGGATATAATCCCCAGTCCCATCAAACTCGAGCGCCTTGCCGATCTTGCCGTCTACGTATTTGGTGTCAGCGACCATTGTGCCGTGGGTGGATTTGTAGTCATTGTAAATCTGCTCAGCTGTGCGGGCGTAGTCGTAGATGCGGACGTCATCGATTAGGCCGGGTGCATAGAGACCACCTCCTACTCCTCTACCCAACTCAAAAGCACTAGTTCCGCTACCCATGCTATAGGAATCTCTATCATCCACTTCAATACCATTGTAATATAATCTAAAATTATTGCTATCTCGCACTACTGTTATCATCTGCCAGACACTCTCCTGAATCTGGCCATCATTAGAGGTAAGACTATTTCCGCCTGTCATATTCAACTCAACACTTAACTGGTCATTATTCCCACTTATTAGACGAATAGCAAACTGTCTATTACCATCAGTGTTTGTCTGGTATGCATAATACTCCCATCCATCATCAAAAGTTGGCTTTATCCAAAAGGAAAAAGTCCAAAGTTCATCTCCGTCCAAAGCAGTTATCCTTGGAATACTCACATAATCATTTGTGCCGTCAAACTCAAGGCAGTCCGGGCCGATCTTGCCTGTCTGGTCCCACATTTGAGCAGTCGTGGTATTCGTGCCTGTTGATTGCGGATAGAGCGTGGCTGTATTTCCATTGCCCGACTCATCAGCAGTGGTTCCGCCAGTGCCCTCATCCATCCTCCACCACCCAACAGGCGCAGCGCCTCCAGAGTCGGCAGTCGAGTATTCGTTGTGTGTGATCGAGCCAGTACCCTCGTCAAATTTATAATGCGCAACAGGCCTACCTTTATTATAGTCATAAGCAACCTGCGCCTGCGTCCGGGCGTAGTTATAGAGCTTTACGTCGTCGATAGTCCCGTCAAAAGAATAGCTTCCACCAGTATCGTAAGCTCCCAGTACCAGCTGATTTGTAGTAGTATCTATATTGCCTGTCTGGGCTACTGGAGTACCATTCAAAACACCATTTAGATAAACTTTCATATATGCTCCGTCATAAACACCGACAACATGAGTCCATTTATTCAAAGGAACATATGAAGAAGAATATGCCTGTTTACTTACACCGCCTATTTTAATTCTAAAAAACACCCTCCCATCCCCTACACCACACAAACCTGTTCTATAATATTCGCCTTGCTTAATAAGAAAAATTGGATAATGTATATCATACGAATTCGGCCTGACCCATGACTCAATTGTAACAGCTCCTGTAATATCTAAAATATTATTATTACCACAATTCACACGATCTGCGTCTCCATCAAAACTTAAAGCACTGCCATGTTTTCCCTGTACCCATGTTGCATTATTA
This window harbors:
- a CDS encoding LamG domain-containing protein; the encoded protein is MRYKLLTKLTIITILTILTNLVYAADKGNDPVAHWRFDEGGGPTAYDEIGSNDGTLRPSTGGTNTAAGQMWTSQGKIGGALECDGTDDDVQIADSPSLSITGTELTLEAWIKPNASAGAGDIIHKDSHYSIYKNANETITYADSTVWSYSTVGSHGSTPEGQWSHVAVTRDADTVDFYINGQYIDSYSCSGSVADNANLLYIGSYAGTSSRFSGLIDDVKIYNYARTAAQILVDYNAGSAVHLGAGVDPNEGNAPVGYWPLDENTGTNAYDRSGNGNDGTINNATWVQGKHGSALSFDGDADRVNCGNNNILDITGAVTIESWVRPNSYDIHYPIFLIKQGEYYRTGLCGVGDGRVFFRIKIGGVSKQAYSSSYVPLNKWTHVVGVYDGAYMKVYLNGVLNGTPVAQTGNIDTTTNQLVLGAYDTGGSYSFDGTIDDVKLYNYARTQAQVAYDYNKGRPVAHYKFDEGTGSITHNEYSTADSGGAAPVGWWRMDEGTGGTTADESGNGNTATLYPQSTGTNTTTAQMWDQTGKIGPDCLEFDGTNDYVSIPRITALDGDELWTFSFWIKPTFDDGWEYYAYQTNTDGNRQFAIRLISGNNDQLSVELNMTGGNSLTSNDGQIQESVWQMITVVRDSNNFRLYYNGIEVDDRDSYSMGSGTSAFELGRGVGGGLYAPGLIDDVRIYDYARTAEQIYNDYKSTHGTMVADTKYVDGKIGKALEFDGTGDYIPTIPLGTLNAPFTVEAWGYFNNASQPNGNYDYILMIGTGANMVSISRAAGDAPDGANEYYSYTENGVKDGPTIPGQEWVHIAAVWDDSTPYHTVYLNGVSQTVDQPSAAINTNGNLVIGRYDSAGSHYMDGKLDDMRIYNYARTDAQIKSDYNAGTIFHPGGGTGEKDPWSGDLPVGHWKMDENTGVLARDASENGNDGTLGGDGAGTDVPTWTQGKHGPGLDFGGDGDYVNINSFDCGTTHTISLWMNPSNYNVVLGEASGRYSHYFSASSTYYRPGDTYVSVSYALPLSEWTHQVMVRSGTSVTFYANGSKIGTTQTLTESDAFVLNFIGKENDGGGEQYAYQGILDDVRVYDYAMTQAQVAWLYNKGKPMAHYRFNEASGTDAWDETTNNNATITIGATAPQTTIAAARTAGATGKFGRCLSLDGVDDYASLPGTFTMTDYSVSFWFNMDASSGWRTFLGYSSGTSWEFNLQNDDKVNVYTCSQLTSTSALVDGQWYHIAVTHTASGTKLYIDGVFNNENATSNGALTGQALQIGRWATAQYLKGQLDDFRIYNYERTAGQVMQDFNNGAAGRLGD